One Gemmatimonadota bacterium DNA window includes the following coding sequences:
- a CDS encoding metallophosphoesterase family protein codes for MRQTVEIGVISDTHGLLRPEALDALEGVERIIHGGDVGGEDILDDLSAIAPVTVVRGNTDYQSWAARLPVTELLEVGGRSIYVVHDIEDLNVDPAAAGIDVVVYGHSHRPVWDQRGDGVWQLNPGSAGPRRFSLPVSVARLQVSTKYIRGEIKYLEV; via the coding sequence ATGAGACAGACCGTCGAGATAGGAGTGATTTCAGATACCCACGGCCTGTTGCGACCAGAGGCCCTGGACGCGCTGGAGGGGGTGGAAAGGATCATTCACGGTGGGGACGTGGGCGGCGAAGATATCCTGGACGACCTGTCGGCGATCGCACCGGTAACGGTAGTGCGGGGGAACACGGACTACCAGTCCTGGGCGGCGCGCCTGCCGGTGACCGAATTGCTGGAGGTTGGGGGCCGGTCGATTTACGTGGTCCACGATATCGAAGACCTGAACGTGGATCCGGCCGCGGCAGGTATCGACGTGGTCGTTTACGGCCATTCCCACCGGCCGGTATGGGACCAGCGCGGCGATGGGGTATGGCAGCTCAATCCCGGCTCCGCAGGACCCCGCCGTTTCAGTCTTCCCGTCTCGGTTGCCCGTCTGCAGGTATCTACAAAGTATATACGTGGTGAGATCAAGTATCTGGAAGTGTAG
- a CDS encoding sulfatase-like hydrolase/transferase: protein MKRSSRPNVVLICADQLRGDTLGIAGHPVVHTPGIDALAHTGHYFPRAVSEVPSCVGARRTLFSGQWPVTHGMVGFDDMAPWDEPDTLCRVFQRSGYKTYCIGKRHVFPQDEPYGFDRIIAHEEGRFLSSGYRDDYLDWLADQGWGDFGLFNAGVTNNGYTARPCVFPEELHVTTWTATQAIRVMDEHVRDHGRDTPFFLFVSFSKPHPPWDPPAFFYERYANDPDLPDPVIGDPSRYVGGRMSFVKAHGPFPEAEYLPLSLKNVRRARAGYYGCIDHVDTQITRFTYHMWRMLQLRNLVFAFVGDHGDMLGDHHYWAKSYGYEGSIRVPFVLNFPAQMDLPAGVRHPDTTVGLADLMPTLLDVCGLPPPGRMDGRSLMPLVRGEADRLDRERLHAEHLEFGHYLVGHGDKLIWHYRTGQFEYYDLQEDPLECRNLYSDDRPRARTLRDQLRGLIVDQGREKDFMRDGDLSNEVAQRHTHEFPPYAV from the coding sequence ATGAAACGAAGCAGCCGCCCCAACGTCGTCCTCATCTGCGCCGACCAGCTTCGCGGCGACACCCTGGGTATCGCGGGCCACCCCGTGGTCCACACGCCCGGCATCGACGCCCTCGCCCATACCGGACACTACTTCCCCCGCGCGGTCTCGGAGGTCCCCTCCTGCGTGGGCGCCCGCCGGACGCTCTTCAGCGGCCAGTGGCCGGTCACCCACGGCATGGTCGGTTTCGACGACATGGCGCCGTGGGACGAGCCGGACACGCTCTGCCGGGTTTTCCAGCGCAGTGGATACAAGACCTACTGTATCGGGAAAAGACATGTCTTTCCCCAGGACGAGCCCTACGGCTTCGACCGTATCATCGCCCACGAGGAAGGCCGGTTCCTGTCTTCCGGATACCGCGACGACTACCTGGACTGGCTCGCCGACCAGGGCTGGGGCGACTTCGGCCTGTTCAACGCGGGCGTGACCAACAACGGGTACACAGCCCGTCCCTGCGTCTTTCCCGAGGAACTCCACGTGACCACCTGGACGGCGACGCAGGCCATTCGCGTTATGGACGAGCACGTCCGGGACCACGGCCGGGACACGCCCTTCTTTCTCTTCGTGTCCTTCAGCAAGCCCCATCCGCCCTGGGACCCGCCCGCGTTCTTCTACGAGCGGTACGCAAACGACCCCGACCTGCCCGATCCGGTCATCGGCGATCCGTCGCGATACGTAGGTGGACGCATGTCCTTCGTCAAGGCCCACGGCCCCTTCCCGGAAGCGGAATACCTCCCCCTGTCCCTCAAGAACGTCCGTCGGGCCCGGGCGGGCTACTACGGATGCATCGATCACGTGGACACCCAGATCACGCGGTTCACCTATCACATGTGGCGCATGCTCCAGCTGCGCAACCTCGTCTTCGCCTTCGTCGGCGACCACGGCGACATGCTGGGCGATCACCATTACTGGGCCAAGTCATACGGGTACGAGGGTTCGATCCGCGTGCCCTTCGTCCTGAATTTCCCCGCGCAGATGGACCTCCCCGCGGGCGTCCGGCACCCCGATACGACCGTGGGCCTGGCCGACCTGATGCCGACGCTGCTCGACGTGTGCGGCCTGCCCCCTCCCGGCCGCATGGACGGCCGTTCGCTCATGCCGCTCGTGCGGGGCGAAGCGGACCGGCTGGACCGGGAGCGACTGCACGCCGAACACCTCGAATTCGGCCACTACCTGGTCGGCCACGGGGACAAGCTCATCTGGCATTACCGGACCGGGCAGTTCGAGTACTACGATCTCCAGGAAGACCCGCTCGAGTGCCGGAACCTGTACAGCGATGATCGTCCCAGGGCCCGGACCCTTCGAGACCAGCTGCGTGGCCTGATCGTGGACCAGGGCCGGGAGAAAGACTTCATGCGCGACGGGGACTTAAGCAATGAAGTCGCCCAGCGCCACACGCACGAGTTCCCGCCCTACGCCGTGTAG